In Fluviispira sanaruensis, a genomic segment contains:
- a CDS encoding MFS transporter has product MREFAGLPRSLYILLVGHFINRLGSFVVMFLAVNLTNTNQFTVEFIGVIVSILGVGSFLAGPLGGLLSDLYGRKKILVWSLLFNSILLLILALVKSKISILTVVFLLGFLGNMYRPAASSLISDIVPNNDLLRAYRLYHWSFNLAGTVGAALAGYILSKGFFLLSAINAFSSFIYALVIWIFIKEIKTQKVARKISLLSKPFFDPIFFKLFMITTIGNIVFTQLYVSWAIDLTKRGISTTEYGYLLSVNGLLIIFLQPLLGPYIRNFRPKYVLALSAILIGIGFGMNAFTGTFLYYLVSVAFWSLGEIISAGIVLSIAAKIAPIELKGVYQGTCQMTFTIPQFISPIFGSFILGNFGSTTLWISCFIINVFVAIAYLLYRAEDERFSTSSLVTK; this is encoded by the coding sequence TTGAGAGAATTTGCTGGGCTCCCTCGAAGTTTATATATATTATTAGTAGGCCATTTCATTAATAGATTAGGTTCTTTCGTAGTTATGTTCTTGGCCGTAAATTTAACAAATACGAATCAGTTTACTGTTGAATTTATCGGAGTAATTGTTTCGATTTTGGGAGTTGGAAGTTTTCTTGCAGGGCCTTTAGGTGGGCTTTTATCAGACTTATATGGAAGAAAAAAAATTCTTGTTTGGTCTTTACTTTTTAATTCAATATTATTGCTAATTTTAGCTTTAGTTAAGAGTAAAATATCGATATTAACCGTCGTTTTTCTTTTAGGATTTTTGGGTAATATGTATAGACCAGCAGCTTCATCGCTTATATCAGATATTGTGCCAAATAATGATTTGTTAAGAGCATATCGCCTTTACCATTGGTCATTTAATTTAGCAGGGACAGTAGGTGCTGCTCTTGCAGGTTATATACTATCCAAAGGTTTTTTTCTATTAAGTGCTATAAATGCTTTTTCTTCATTTATATATGCGTTAGTAATTTGGATATTTATTAAAGAAATTAAAACTCAAAAAGTGGCTCGAAAGATTTCTCTTTTATCTAAACCTTTTTTTGACCCTATATTTTTTAAATTATTTATGATTACTACTATCGGAAATATTGTATTTACCCAGTTATATGTTTCATGGGCAATTGATTTAACTAAACGGGGGATATCTACAACAGAATATGGTTATCTTCTTTCTGTAAATGGTCTCTTAATAATTTTTTTACAACCTCTTCTTGGTCCTTATATCCGAAATTTTAGGCCTAAATATGTTTTAGCGCTTTCGGCCATATTAATTGGAATTGGATTTGGAATGAATGCATTTACAGGGACTTTTTTATATTATTTGGTTTCCGTTGCTTTTTGGAGTTTAGGGGAAATAATTTCTGCAGGTATAGTTCTCTCAATTGCAGCTAAAATTGCACCCATTGAGCTAAAAGGTGTTTATCAAGGCACTTGTCAAATGACATTCACTATTCCTCAGTTTATTTCTCCTATTTTTGGTTCATTTATTTTAGGAAATTTTGGAAGCACAACTCTATGGATTTCTTGTTTTATAATAAACGTTTTTGTAGCTATTGCTTATTTACTATATAGGGCTGAAGACGAAAGATTTTCAACTTCTAGTTTGGTAACGAAATAA
- a CDS encoding fatty acid desaturase family protein has translation MKSDFLYKINEDFYQTLIKRIPILSSIRIILIIFVYTAIGYTSYVLGNSGLLLTPILSFILAGFVNAGHDCVHLGQFKSSKMNRIFGIFWSTPLLINFSRYKYQHLIHHQKTSFDGDTEPSFEFRSFKQYLFEFIGIHYWYAVLRGIYRINRNLFPESVQLNRNKIFDVKIDNAIIEVFILITFCITYKFPIIMLHFYWIPLLFYPGILFVFSLPEHYKCEKFSKDIRTNTRSVSSNFLVRFFMWNANYHSEHHAFPRIPANNLGKLENVIPKNYFNTDTSYIYFHYKVILELVNKKKNKCEI, from the coding sequence ATGAAATCGGATTTTTTATATAAAATAAATGAAGATTTTTATCAGACATTAATAAAAAGAATCCCTATTTTATCTTCAATTAGGATAATACTAATTATTTTTGTATATACAGCGATTGGTTATACTTCTTATGTGCTTGGAAATTCTGGATTGTTACTTACACCAATCTTGAGTTTTATTCTTGCGGGATTTGTTAATGCAGGCCATGATTGTGTGCATTTAGGACAGTTTAAATCATCAAAAATGAATCGAATTTTTGGTATATTTTGGAGTACACCTCTGTTAATTAATTTTTCAAGATATAAATATCAGCATTTAATTCATCATCAAAAAACAAGTTTTGATGGGGATACTGAACCTTCGTTTGAGTTTAGATCATTTAAACAATATCTATTTGAATTTATAGGAATTCATTATTGGTACGCAGTTTTAAGAGGGATTTATAGAATCAATCGAAATTTATTCCCAGAATCGGTTCAATTAAATAGAAATAAAATTTTTGATGTTAAGATAGATAATGCTATAATAGAAGTATTCATTCTAATAACATTTTGTATAACATATAAATTTCCTATTATTATGCTTCATTTTTATTGGATACCACTTTTATTTTACCCAGGCATTCTTTTTGTCTTTAGCTTACCTGAACATTACAAATGTGAAAAATTTTCGAAGGATATTCGTACTAACACTCGTAGTGTCTCATCAAATTTTTTAGTTAGATTTTTTATGTGGAATGCTAATTATCATTCTGAACATCATGCATTTCCTAGAATACCTGCTAATAATTTGGGAAAATTAGAAAATGTAATTCCAAAAAATTATTTTAATACTGATACGTCTTATATATATTTTCATTATAAAGTAATATTAGAATTAGTTAATAAGAAAAAAAATAAATGTGAAATATGA
- a CDS encoding tRNA-binding protein: protein MNQFIEWKDFEKVELRCGTIVEVALNEKALKPAYILKIYFGENIGYKISSAQIRQNYSQEDLINKKIIAVMNFPPKKVAGVKSEVLVLATVCENKGTLLIEPHSSVIPGSQVL, encoded by the coding sequence ATGAATCAATTCATTGAATGGAAAGATTTTGAAAAGGTTGAATTGCGTTGTGGCACAATAGTTGAAGTTGCGCTGAATGAAAAAGCATTAAAACCAGCTTATATCCTTAAAATATATTTTGGTGAAAATATTGGCTATAAAATAAGTTCAGCACAAATCAGACAGAACTATTCACAGGAAGATTTAATAAATAAAAAAATTATTGCAGTTATGAATTTTCCACCAAAAAAAGTAGCCGGTGTGAAGTCTGAAGTTTTAGTTTTAGCAACTGTATGTGAAAATAAAGGAACACTTTTGATTGAGCCTCATTCTTCAGTTATTCCTGGGAGTCAGGTCTTATAG
- a CDS encoding GFA family protein, translating to MSEDINNIYSEIDYKIERVWYSGKCHCGGVIFEASASRNLTITLCNCDICFMSGHQELMVTEERFKLHRGQEYLKPYRFGNKIADHTFCVVCGIMPFYRPRSHPTGFFSVNARCLDLSLALSKEYVNFDGKNWEKSIAEGKHKLTE from the coding sequence ATGAGCGAAGATATTAATAATATATATTCTGAAATTGACTATAAAATAGAAAGAGTTTGGTATTCTGGCAAGTGCCATTGTGGTGGCGTCATATTTGAGGCAAGTGCAAGTAGAAATTTAACCATTACTCTCTGTAATTGCGATATATGTTTTATGTCTGGTCACCAAGAGCTTATGGTTACCGAAGAACGATTTAAATTGCACCGTGGTCAAGAATATTTAAAACCCTATCGTTTCGGTAATAAGATTGCAGATCATACGTTTTGTGTTGTGTGTGGAATTATGCCATTTTATCGGCCCAGATCGCATCCAACAGGTTTTTTTAGTGTGAATGCAAGATGCCTAGATTTAAGTCTGGCTTTAAGTAAAGAATATGTAAATTTTGATGGGAAAAATTGGGAGAAAAGTATAGCTGAAGGGAAGCATAAATTAACTGAATAA